Proteins from a genomic interval of Capsicum annuum cultivar UCD-10X-F1 chromosome 4, UCD10Xv1.1, whole genome shotgun sequence:
- the LOC107868118 gene encoding uncharacterized protein LOC107868118 → MCAFSQGYFIIFMLQLGGNIGFSLGYSWWLLRSNTCAPSLAISSSSQLFRHFLNCFFSFSAKDIFDTTCPKDQLLPFNHVHEILLNRLSRTQLMKSTWINSNVRHITLSFCPT, encoded by the exons ATGTGTGCTTTCTCACAGggctatttcattattttcatgctTCAACTGGGGGGCAATATAGGATTTTCACTTGGTTATTCTTGGTGGCTTCTTCGTAGTAATACGTGTGCCCCATCGCTGGCCATATCTTCATCTTCTCAGCTTTTCCGGCATTTTCTCAactgttttttttcattttcag CCAAAGACATATTTGACACAACATGTCCTAAG GACCAATTGCTTCCTTTTAATCATGTCCATGAGATACTGTTGAACAGATTATCTCGGACTCAACTTATGAAGTCAACTTGGATCAATTCTAATGTCAGACACATAACTCTGTCGTTTTGTCCTACGTAG